A segment of the Odoribacter splanchnicus DSM 20712 genome:
GGCAGATTCTCCCGGACGTCCGGAGCGGGCTTGTACACTGACTCCGGCAATCTGTCCCTGCAACAGCTTATCCATCGTCGGCAAAGCTTTATTCTCAAACACTTTTTTATCCACAACAGCTACCGATCCGGTTGCCCTCCACTTGGCCGTCTGTGTATATCCGGTACTGACAATCACTTCCTCCAACTCGCTGATATGCGGACGCATCACAACATTCAACTCATTCATCTGCGGAGAAATCTTAATCTCCTGAGTCTCCATTCCGATAAAGGAAATTTGCAGGACTTCAGTTTCTCCGGGTAAATCCAGCGTAAAACTTCCGTCTATCGCCGTAGAAACCCCTATCAAAGTCCCTTTGATCAACACAGTAACCCCCGGTATAGGTTCTCCATTTTCATCTCTCACCGTCCCCCGGAGTGTCCGGAAACGAGGTTGTTCTACCCTATTTTCCTGAAGGATAATGATATTATCCTGAATCCTGAAATTCAATCCTGTTCCCTTCAACACCTTTTCCATCACTGTTTCCAGAGGTAAATTTTTTACTTCCAAAGTAATTCTACCCACATTTCTGGTAAACTTTTCGTTATACATAAAATTGTATCCCGACTGTTTTCTGATCTCTTCCAAAACCTTGACAAAAGGGACATCCGATACTTTCAGGGAAATCAGATCCTGTTGCTGTCCCAAAGCATATCCCGGGGACAAAACCACAAACATCAGCCATCCGCAGATAACCGCAACTCTATTTTTTTTACCCATTTTGAGAAAAATAAAATTATACACTTCTTTTCATTATATTTGTATTATAGGATGCGGTTCGGCAAAATCAATCAAACAAGTTTGTTGTTTTTGCTCTCACCTTTCACTATATTTGTGGGACATGTTTGTATAAAACATTTTGTGTTAAAGAGATTAGGAGAAAGGCCAAATTCACCCTAATCTCTTTTCTTTGTGATATACACAGTCCTGTTCACTATTTTAAATTGAATATCCGTTGTCTGTGCGCTAATAGCCCCGAGCAATACTTCCAAAGATACGTTCCGGGAGATATCACCGGTATAAGCTTCTCCTTCAGCATCTTCCAGATTCATAAAATGCACATCATAATACCTCGCCACCTGTTTCAAAATATCCGGCAAAGAAGTTTGTCTGAAACAGAACAAACCTTTTTTCCAGGCGACCAGTTGTTCTACCGATACCTCCGACATCCTGACACATGCTCCCGGGCGGCGTACATCCAGTTCGGCAACCTGTCCGGGAGCCAGAATCAAAGTATTCTCCCTGCCACAGTCCATCTCCACAACGCCACTTTCCAAAGCCGTATAAACTTTGCCATTATCACCGAAAGTATTGATACAAAAAGAAGTACCCAATACTTTTACATTAAAATTTTCTGTTTGTACAATAAAAGGCTGACCAGAATTCTTGGTAACTTCAAAATAAGCCTCTCCGGTAAGAATTACTTTCCGGGCATTACCTGAGAAAACAAGCGGATAAGTGATTTTTGAATCTGAATTCAACCACACTTTTGTACCATCTGAAAATATCAGATGATAAAAAGCTCCTTTGGGAATAATCAAAGTATTGGTCTCTTCAGAATTCCGCTTTACAGAATCACTACAATATTCCAACTGCCCGTTATGCAGAATGACTTTTCCTTCGATTTCGCGTACATCTACATTTTCACAGTCCGAAAGGTCCAGGATTCTCCCTGAAGAGAGCACCAACCGTACAGCTTCCGGAACCGTTGCTGCAATTTCCGGCTGAGGAAAAAGACGGGCTTGCCGGTAAAACAACCAACCCGTTCCCAACAATAAACATATTCCGGCAGCAACAACACCGACTCTCCACCAGATATAAGTACGCCAGGCCGTCCGTTTCTGAAAATTTTTCCATTGACGGTCTATGTCTATCTTTTCATAACGGTCAGCTAACCCCTCCGGGTCAATATGCTGTAGATTTTTAAATGCTGATTTATCACGTGGATTCTCCTTCAGCCATGCTTCTAACTGCTCTGCTTCTCTCCCGTTTAACCCCCAAAGCCGGCGCTTGCAAATCAGACGGGCCAGCTCAATGTATTTCTGAATAGTTTCCATTTATTCCTGTTTTATACCATAAAAACAATTCAGAAAAAAAAAGGTATGAGCTAAAATTGATTTTTTTTCACACTATTTACACAAACAAGCAAAATAAAAGAAACAGAATGTGCTAATATTTTTCTCAATTCCCTGTAAGCCATCATTTTATGAGATTTCACCGTAATAACACTAATCCCCATTTCTTCAGCTATTTCTTTATTTTTTTTCCCTCCAAGATGTAATTTTATGACAGTCTGACATTGCGGAGTCAAACACCGGATGGCCTCATAAAGGACATAATGTGCTTCTTCATCCAATACGGAGCTGAACATATACTCTTCTGATTCCAGCTCTTTCAAATATTTCTGTGAATATTGTTCTCTGATTTTATGGTGTTTTAAGTAATTGAGCGCTTTGTTACGGATAGTTTTATAGATAAAAGCATGCAGCATTATCGGAGAATCGTACTGATTACTACCCGACTCCCATACAGAAATAAATGTTTCCTGAACCAGATCTTCACAAATATAGCTGTCTTCAACAAAACGAACAGTAAAAGCATAAAACTTGGAGAAATTCTCCTTGAAAAACTTTTCAAAAGACAGAATTTCTCCGGTACCAAACCTTATCTGTTTATCTTTATTCAATGGCACCTCCCAAAAGATGTTCTGCAAAATAATGCCGTAATAAATTAAAATAATACGGGGAATCTATACTGTGGTCAGCTCCCGGAATAACCATCATATCAAACAATTTATCCGCCTTGATCAAAGCATTTGCCAGACGGAAGGTATTCGCAGGATGTACATTAATATCCATATCCCCTGTCACCAGCAATAATTTTCCCTTTAAATTCGCTGCCAATTCCATTATTGTAGGAATCTTCGATTCAAAAATATATTTTTTTATACCATCTGCATCTTTTTTGACCTTCATTTTTACTCCATGATACATCTCTCCCCACCATTTGGTATAAATATTATTGTCATAGTTACCGGAAGCAGCCACAGCCACCTTGAAAAAGTCGGGATAAGTCAGGATTGCTGCTGCTGCCATCATCCCACCTCCCGAATGTCCGTATATTCCCACCCGATCCCGGTCAATATAAGCATAACGGTCGGCCAGTTGCTCAATGGCAAATTTGCAATCGGCCAAAGGATAATCCCGCAAATTACCATAACCGAAATTATAGAAATTTTTCCCCCGGAACATAGAACCTCCCCGGTATCCGATATGGATCACAATAAGCCCCAATTGTGCCAGAGCCTGATTTCCATTATCATCCATAGAAAAAGCCTGGGGTACCTGATCCTCCTGAGGCCCAGGATAAACATAAACAACCAAGGGATATTTGCGGGTAGAATCCATGTCAAAGGGGGTATACATCACGCCATACAAATCAGTTATTCCGTCAGCTGATTTTACCGCTATTTTTTGCGGTTCCCGCCAACCGGTGCTATACAATAAACTCAGATCCGCTTTTTCAAGCGGTAAAATCTCCTTCCCTTTCATATCGCGGACAACCGATACCGGCGCCATA
Coding sequences within it:
- a CDS encoding RNA polymerase sigma-70 factor yields the protein MQNIFWEVPLNKDKQIRFGTGEILSFEKFFKENFSKFYAFTVRFVEDSYICEDLVQETFISVWESGSNQYDSPIMLHAFIYKTIRNKALNYLKHHKIREQYSQKYLKELESEEYMFSSVLDEEAHYVLYEAIRCLTPQCQTVIKLHLGGKKNKEIAEEMGISVITVKSHKMMAYRELRKILAHSVSFILLVCVNSVKKNQF
- a CDS encoding FecR family protein, with translation METIQKYIELARLICKRRLWGLNGREAEQLEAWLKENPRDKSAFKNLQHIDPEGLADRYEKIDIDRQWKNFQKRTAWRTYIWWRVGVVAAGICLLLGTGWLFYRQARLFPQPEIAATVPEAVRLVLSSGRILDLSDCENVDVREIEGKVILHNGQLEYCSDSVKRNSEETNTLIIPKGAFYHLIFSDGTKVWLNSDSKITYPLVFSGNARKVILTGEAYFEVTKNSGQPFIVQTENFNVKVLGTSFCINTFGDNGKVYTALESGVVEMDCGRENTLILAPGQVAELDVRRPGACVRMSEVSVEQLVAWKKGLFCFRQTSLPDILKQVARYYDVHFMNLEDAEGEAYTGDISRNVSLEVLLGAISAQTTDIQFKIVNRTVYITKKRD